A portion of the Edaphobacter lichenicola genome contains these proteins:
- a CDS encoding L-lactate permease — MRKPTWLAGLVGLTVTLLLATLAYRMPVKAAISAAANGVAFGLLPISWIVFWAIVLFRITVETGHFEVIKDSLGRLTPDPRLQALLIAFAFGGFLEGAAGFGTPVAIASTMLIGLEFTAFSASAICLLANTAPVAFGSIGIPVVTLAGTTGLPLDQLSAAVGRICTPMSLLIPVYLIAAMGGFGSLSGIWAPTLIAGMTFAVIQFLVSVYLGPHLTDILAAIATMAALVLWFRSRKTDTEEIASTAGPWTRFTCTHADGSSTGREGKNLTSHSLGRILYAWLPYALLVLCVLLWGWLPFQALLNKTDIIIHWPYLDNVVQRMPPIVSAPMPYHAVYRLSWLSASGTACMVATMLSALCLRMRLRDFVRIIGKTIDQLKLPTITVTSVIALAFLMNYCGATATLGLAFSATGRAFPFFSALLGWIGVFLTGSDTSANALFGNLQVVTANRLGFDPVLLAAANSSGGVMGKMISLQSIAIAAAATGLTQSEQAKLFRFTLKHSAFLAGIVGLIVLLYTYVIHF, encoded by the coding sequence ATGAGAAAGCCTACTTGGTTAGCGGGCCTTGTCGGTTTAACAGTCACACTCCTGCTAGCAACACTGGCCTACCGCATGCCAGTAAAGGCAGCCATCAGTGCAGCGGCAAACGGCGTAGCATTCGGCCTCCTTCCTATCTCATGGATCGTGTTTTGGGCCATCGTCCTGTTTCGAATTACGGTCGAAACCGGTCACTTCGAGGTCATCAAAGACTCTTTGGGTCGCCTCACCCCAGACCCTCGCCTTCAGGCGCTCCTGATCGCGTTTGCCTTCGGAGGATTTCTCGAGGGCGCCGCTGGATTTGGAACCCCGGTCGCAATCGCATCCACAATGCTCATCGGGCTCGAATTCACCGCCTTTAGCGCCTCTGCAATCTGTCTTTTGGCCAACACGGCACCCGTAGCCTTTGGCTCCATCGGAATCCCGGTGGTCACACTCGCAGGCACAACCGGCTTACCTCTCGACCAGCTCAGTGCTGCAGTAGGACGCATCTGCACGCCCATGTCGCTTCTTATCCCTGTCTATCTGATAGCCGCAATGGGAGGCTTCGGCTCGCTCTCTGGAATCTGGGCTCCCACTCTCATCGCTGGCATGACGTTTGCCGTCATACAGTTCCTCGTATCCGTCTACCTCGGTCCTCATTTGACTGATATTCTCGCTGCGATTGCCACGATGGCTGCACTCGTACTCTGGTTCCGATCCCGCAAAACCGATACCGAGGAAATCGCATCGACAGCAGGCCCGTGGACGCGCTTCACATGCACCCATGCAGATGGAAGCAGTACCGGCCGCGAGGGTAAAAATCTAACGTCACATAGTCTCGGCAGAATACTGTACGCATGGCTTCCCTACGCGCTTCTCGTACTTTGTGTCCTTCTCTGGGGATGGCTGCCGTTTCAGGCGCTTTTGAATAAGACCGACATCATCATTCACTGGCCGTACTTAGATAACGTCGTGCAACGAATGCCGCCGATCGTCTCTGCACCAATGCCCTATCACGCGGTCTACCGTCTTAGCTGGCTCTCTGCCTCAGGCACCGCTTGCATGGTAGCAACGATGCTCTCCGCACTCTGTCTCAGGATGAGGCTACGGGACTTTGTCCGCATCATCGGCAAAACGATCGATCAACTCAAGCTTCCGACAATCACCGTAACTTCAGTTATCGCGCTTGCCTTCCTGATGAACTACTGCGGCGCGACGGCCACGCTTGGACTCGCCTTCTCGGCTACCGGTCGCGCCTTTCCTTTCTTCAGCGCATTACTCGGCTGGATAGGCGTCTTTCTCACCGGCTCGGACACTTCGGCAAATGCACTCTTCGGCAACCTCCAGGTAGTCACTGCAAATCGTCTCGGCTTCGACCCTGTTCTGTTGGCAGCGGCAAACTCCTCGGGCGGAGTCATGGGAAAGATGATCAGTCTACAAAGTATCGCGATTGCAGCTGCCGCCACCGGCCTTACACAGTCAGAGCAGGCAAAGCTCTTCCGCTTCACTCTAAAACACAGTGCATTCCTGGCCGGCATCGTCGGTCTCATAGTTCTGCTTTACACCTACGTCATACACTTCTAG